A region of Polyangiaceae bacterium DNA encodes the following proteins:
- the pgi gene encoding glucose-6-phosphate isomerase: MTTLTETPAWRALAAHQPEVANVSMRQLFAADPERFERWSLELPGMLLDFSKHRATSQTLALLLKLAEQAGLQARIEQMFSGAIVNDTEQRPVLHVALRNRKNTPVLVAGRDVMPDVNEVLAKMRRLVDALHGGAWRGHTGKQITDVVNIGIGGSDLGPVMVTEALRPFWQPGIDVHFVSNIDGTHVSETLRRLDPETTLFSVASKTFTTQETLTNARSARAWLLDRLVDSAAVAKHFVALSTNARAVAEFGIDPANMFEFWDWVGGRYSLWSAIGLPIACVIGMDRFEELLAGAHEVDEHFRSAPLEKNAPVLMALFGVWYSGFFGAAAHAILPYDQYLHRFAAYLQQADMESNGKSVDRSGRPISGYDTGPILFGEPGTNGQHAFYQLIHQGTRLVPADFIAPVKTQNPLGEHHQILLANFFAQTEALMRGKTLEEVDAELARSGQSPERIAALRTHKAFSGNRPTTSILLDELDPRTLGRLIALYEHKIFVQGVIWDVNSFDQWGVELGKQLANAILPELPGDDPVSSHDASTNGLVNHMKRVRARLRA, from the coding sequence ATGACCACTCTGACCGAAACGCCGGCGTGGCGCGCGCTGGCCGCCCACCAGCCCGAGGTGGCCAACGTCTCGATGCGCCAGCTGTTCGCCGCCGATCCGGAGCGCTTCGAGCGTTGGTCGCTGGAGCTTCCGGGCATGTTGCTGGACTTCTCCAAGCACCGCGCGACGAGCCAGACCCTCGCGCTCCTGCTGAAGCTCGCCGAGCAAGCCGGTCTCCAAGCGCGCATCGAGCAGATGTTCTCTGGAGCCATCGTCAACGACACCGAGCAGCGGCCGGTGCTCCACGTGGCGCTGCGCAATCGCAAGAACACGCCGGTGCTGGTCGCGGGCCGGGACGTGATGCCCGACGTGAACGAGGTGCTCGCGAAGATGCGCCGCCTGGTGGACGCGCTCCACGGCGGCGCCTGGCGCGGCCACACGGGCAAGCAGATCACGGACGTGGTGAACATCGGCATCGGCGGCTCCGATCTGGGGCCGGTGATGGTGACCGAGGCGCTCCGACCGTTCTGGCAGCCCGGAATCGACGTGCACTTCGTCTCGAACATCGACGGCACCCACGTCAGCGAGACGCTGCGACGCCTGGACCCGGAGACCACGCTGTTCTCGGTCGCCTCCAAGACCTTCACCACCCAGGAGACGCTGACCAACGCGCGCTCGGCGCGCGCCTGGCTCTTGGACCGCCTGGTAGACTCCGCGGCCGTCGCCAAGCACTTCGTGGCGCTCTCGACCAACGCCCGTGCCGTGGCCGAGTTCGGCATCGACCCCGCGAACATGTTCGAGTTCTGGGACTGGGTCGGCGGGCGCTACTCGCTGTGGTCGGCCATCGGGCTGCCCATCGCCTGCGTCATCGGCATGGACCGCTTCGAGGAGCTGCTCGCCGGCGCGCACGAGGTGGACGAGCATTTCCGGAGCGCGCCCCTCGAGAAGAACGCGCCGGTGCTGATGGCGCTCTTCGGCGTCTGGTACTCCGGGTTCTTCGGCGCGGCGGCGCACGCCATCCTGCCCTACGACCAGTACCTGCACCGCTTCGCGGCCTACCTCCAGCAGGCCGACATGGAGAGCAACGGCAAGAGCGTGGATCGGAGCGGGCGGCCCATCAGCGGTTACGACACGGGCCCGATCCTGTTCGGAGAGCCCGGCACGAACGGGCAGCACGCCTTCTACCAGCTGATCCACCAAGGGACGCGGCTCGTGCCCGCGGACTTCATCGCGCCGGTGAAGACGCAGAACCCGCTGGGCGAGCACCACCAGATCTTGCTCGCGAACTTCTTCGCGCAGACCGAGGCACTGATGCGCGGCAAGACCCTGGAGGAGGTGGACGCCGAGCTCGCGAGGAGCGGCCAGAGCCCGGAGCGCATCGCGGCGCTCCGCACGCACAAAGCCTTCTCCGGCAATCGACCCACGACCTCGATCTTGCTGGACGAGCTCGATCCGCGGACCCTGGGTCGGCTGATCGCGCTCTACGAGCACAAGATCTTCGTCCAGGGCGTGATCTGGGACGTGAACAGCTTCGACCAGTGGGGCGTCGAGCTGGGCAAGCAGCTGGCGAACGCCATCCTCCCCGAGCTCCCCGGCGACGACCCGGTATCGAGCCACGACGCCTCGACCAACGGGCTCGTCAACCACATGAAGCGGGTCCGCGCGCGGCTTCGCGCCTGA